In Gossypium raimondii isolate GPD5lz chromosome 12, ASM2569854v1, whole genome shotgun sequence, a single window of DNA contains:
- the LOC105764385 gene encoding protein indeterminate-domain 5, chloroplastic, protein MATASSSSGPFFGIREENQSQTKQQQQQQHTPTSSTGPVDPSPPPKKKRNQPGTPNPDAEVVALSPKTLMATNRFICEVCNKGFQREQNLQLHRRGHNLPWKLKQKTTKEVKKKVYLCPEPTCVHHDPSRALGDLTGIKKHYSRKHGEKKWKCEKCSKRYAVQSDWKAHSKTCGTREYRCDCGTLFSRRDSFITHRAFCDALAQETARHPPPLNSIGTHLYGTSNYMGLGLSQVGTQISSIQDPNNNQTAADILKLGGGGASRSSQFDHLLPPSMGCSSSSSFRPQQQAMGFVMEESNQIFNQEHQSQHGLLGNSKPFQGLMQFPPDDNNNNNNNNASNASSAANLFNLSFLSNSGNNGGAGDYNLTSSGLLMSDNFNNENGGNGGTNNAANLFSNNLMSDQMTSNIPSLFSSSVQNNDMVPQMSATALLQKAAQMGSTSSNKNTNDDSLLRTFANSSSTGTKTSNFGAIFGDTAGNNLHELMNSIASGNSPIFGSGYDAVHGQESPYTNRSSMGQEQPPQSMNVSGGGSDRLTRDFLGVGQIVRNMRGGAAQQRQGIGISRLSSERNSNITAPTSQQSFGERGNFQ, encoded by the exons ATGGCGACTGCATCTTCTTCATCAGGGCCTTTCTTCGGAATTAGAGAAGAGAATCAAAGCCAGAcgaaacaacaacaacaacaacaacatacACCGACTTCATCAACTGGCCCGGTTGATCCATCGCCGCCTCCCAAGAAAAAGAGAAACCAACCTGGAACTCCAA ATCCAGATGCAGAAGTGGTAGCACTATCTCCCAAGACATTAATGGCTACAAACAGGTTCATATGCGAGGTATGCAACAAAGGGTTCCAAAGGGAGCAAAATTTACAGCTTCATAGAAGGGGACACAACTTGCCATGGAAGCTAAAGcagaaaacaacaaaagaagTGAAGAAGAAGGTGTATCTATGCCCGGAGCCCACATGCGTCCACCATGACCCGTCGAGGGCACTTGGGGACCTTACGGGCATCAAAAAGCATTACTCGAGAAAACATGGTGAGAAGAAATGGAAGTGCGAGAAGTGTTCCAAGAGGTACGCCGTGCAATCTGATTGGAAAGCTCATTCTAAGACCTGTGGCACCAGAGAGTACAGATGTGACTGTGGCACTCTCTTCTCAAG ACGTGACAGCTTTATCACTCACAGAGCATTCTGTGATGCACTGGCTCAAGAAACTGCAAGGCACCCTCCTCCTTTAAACTCCATTGGCACCCATTTGTACGGAACTAGCAATTATATGGGCTTAGGGTTATCTCAAGTTGGAACCCAAATTTCATCCATTCAAGACCCGAATAATAATCAAACTGCGGCTGACATCCTCAAACTTGGTGGTGGTGGGGCTTCAAGGAGTTCCCAATttgatcatcttcttcctcCATCAATGGGttgttcttcatcatcatcGTTTCGACCTCAACAACAGGCCATGGGTTTCGTCATGGAAGAATCTAATCAGATTTTCAACCAAGAACATCAATCCCAGCATGGGTTGTTGGGAAACAGCAAACCATTCCAAGGATTAATGCAGTTTCCTCCCGacgacaacaacaacaacaacaacaacaacgcAAGCAACGCTTCTTCGGCTGCCAATCTCTTCAACCTTAGCTTCCTTTCCAACAGTGGCAACAATGGCGGTGCTGGCGATTATAATTTAACATCTTCGGGTTTGCTCATGTCTGATAATTTCAACAATGAAAACGGCGGCAATGGTGGGACCAACAACGCCGCCAACCTCTTCTCCAACAACTTAATGAGTGATCAAATGACTTCCAACATCCCTTCTCTCTTTAGCTCATCGGTTCAAAACAATGACATGGTGCCCCAAATGTCAGCCACCGCATTGCTTCAAAAGGCTGCTCAAATGGGCTCTACTTCAAGCAACAAAAACACCAACGACGATTCCCTTCTAAGAACCTTTGCAAACTCTTCTTCAACCGGAACCAAAACCTCCAACTTCGGCGCCATTTTCGGAGATACGGCTGGCAACAATCTACATGAACTAATGAACTCCATTGCCAGCGGAAATTCCCCCATTTTCGGAAGCGGCTATGACGCTGTACATGGTCAAGAAAGCCCTTACACAAATAGAAGTAGCATGGGACAAGAACAACCGCCGCAAAGTATGAATGTTAGCGGTGGCGGGTCGGATAGATTGACTCGGGACTTCCTTGGGGTTGGGCAAATAGTTAGAAACATGAGGGGAGGAGCGGCACAACAACGACAAGGAATTGGGATAAGCAGGCTGAGTTCAGAGAGAAATAGTAACATAACGGCGCCGACAAGCCAGCAATCTTTCGGAGAACGTGGGAATTTCCAGTGA